The following proteins come from a genomic window of Streptomyces sp. ALI-76-A:
- a CDS encoding SRPBCC family protein produces the protein MTEYERSRTMPARPEQIFDQAAHVDQLDEWLPGTLHVRAGDPPAVTVHEDRHGEDTRALLQARPEQLRLEWGTRDQGSYAGWLQVAGLDSGASEVTVHLSFFDAGHDPGRQAVHDALDSSLRRLEEQVRLHVDDTAD, from the coding sequence ATGACCGAGTACGAACGTTCCCGTACGATGCCGGCGCGGCCCGAGCAGATCTTCGACCAGGCGGCCCACGTGGACCAGCTCGACGAGTGGCTGCCGGGCACGCTGCACGTGCGCGCCGGCGACCCGCCGGCCGTCACAGTCCACGAGGACCGCCACGGCGAGGACACCCGCGCCCTGTTGCAGGCCCGGCCCGAGCAACTGCGCCTCGAATGGGGCACCCGCGACCAGGGCAGCTACGCCGGATGGCTCCAGGTCGCCGGCCTCGACAGCGGGGCCAGCGAGGTGACCGTGCACCTGTCGTTCTTCGACGCCGGCCACGATCCGGGCCGACAGGCCGTGCACGACGCCCTGGACAGCAGCCTGCGGCGGCTGGAGGAGCAGGTCCGGCTGCACGTCGACGACACGGCGGACTGA